The Pollutimonas sp. M17 sequence CGCGGCCCCAATGTGTTTTCGGGCTATTGGCGCATGCCCGAGAAAACCCGCGAGGAATTCACCGCGGATGGCTGGTTCCGCACCGGCGACGTGGGGCAGTGGGGCGGGGCCAATGTGCCGGACAACTACCTGACCATCGTCGGCCGCAGCAAGGACTTGATCATCTCGGGCGGGTTCAACGTTTATCCCAAAGAGATCGAATTGGTCATCGATGAGCAGCCCGGCGTTGACGAGTCGGCGGTCATCGGCGTGCCGCACCCTGATTTCGGCGAGGCGGTGGTGGCGGTCGTGGTGGAGAAGCAAGGGTGCAAGATCGACCCTGAGGCAATGCTGGCGGGCCTGAAAGCCTGCCTGGCGAATTTCAAGGTTCCGAAGCGGATCGTCGTGGCGGCCGAATTGCCGCGCAACACGATGGGCAAGGTTCAGAAGAACGTATTGAGAGAGCAATACAAGAACCTGTAGTTAGAAGACAGCGGTAAATAGTTACGCGCAGCAAGGCAGTTCGCATAGAAAGTAGTCCTTATTAAAATTTCAGGAGACAAAACTATGAAGAGCCTATATCGCATCGCGGTGGGAGCCGCAATCCTGGCCGCTGCCGGCACGGCGGCGGCCCAGACCACCCTGAGGGCATCCCATCAGTTTCCAGGCGGGCAGGGAGATCCCCGGGACGAGATGGTGCAGATCATCGCTCGCGAGGTCGAGGCCGCCAACGTGGGGCTGAAGATCCAGGTGTTTCCGTCCTCGTCCTTGTACAAGGCCACAGAGCAGTGGGGCGCGATTACGCGCGGCCAATTGGATATGTCGGCGTTTCCCCTGGACTACGCCTCGGGCCGCGTCCCGCAGTTTTCAGCCACGCTCATGCCCGGGCTGGTGCGCAACTACGACCATGCGCAGCGTTTGAACAAGTCCGATTTCATGAAGGACATCAAGGCGCTGGTAGAGAAAAGCGGTGCGGTGGTAATTGCCGATGCGTGGCTCGCGGGCGGCTTTGCCTCCAAGAAGCAATGCATCACCAGCCCCGATACCATCAAAGGACAGGTAATACGCGCCGCCGGTCCCGCGTTCGAGCAAATGCTGGCGGCGGCGGGCGCGTCTATTTCATCCATGCCGTCCTCCGAGATCTATACGGCCATGCAAACCGGTGTCCTGGATGCGACCAATACCTCCAACGACAGCTTCGTGTCCTACCGCATCTACGAACAGGTCAAATGCCTGACCGCTCCGGGCGAAAATGCGCTTTGGTTCATGTATGAACCCGTGATCATGTCGAAGAAAGTATTCGACAGACTGAAGCCCGAGCAGCAAAAGGCGATCATGTCCGCGGCCAAGAAAGCCGAAGATTACTTTACCGGCGAGGCGCGCAAAGGCGAGAAGAAAATGATCGATACCTTCACCAATGCTGGCGTCAAGGTCGTCAGCATGAGCAAGGAGGATTTCGATGCCTGGATGAAGGTGGCCCAGGCTTCGTCTTACAAGCAGTTTGCCGAGAAGGTGAAAGGCGGCGATGAGTTATTGAAAAAGGCGCTGGCGGTCCAGTGATGTCCTGAGCGCAGCCGGCCGGGCCGGGGGTGGTTTTGCGTGCCGTCCCGCCCAGCCGGGCTGCTTTATCGTAAAGAAAAGGATGTCACATGACTGGACGATTTATCCGTTTCGTTGAAACCCTGTCGCGCCTATGCGGATTGCTGTCAGGCTTGCTGCTGATTTTTTCCATGCTTGTGGTGTGCGAAATGATCTTCCTGCGCTATATCTTCCGCGCCGCCACGATCTGGCAAACCGAAGCGGTGGTGTTCAGCGCGACCGCGGCGATCTTCCTCGGAGCCCCCTATGTCTTGCAGACCAAGGGGCATGTCGGCGTCGATTTCATACAGCTGGTAGTCAAGCCGCGCACCCGCCTGGCCATGGACCGCGCGGGGGCGATTTTCGGTATCCTGTTCTGCCTGGTCATGGCGGTTGCCACGGGCATCCACCTGTATGAAGCGCTGGAGGGCGGATGGACCACGCCCAGCGTTGCGGCTGTTCCATTGTGGATGCCGCTTTCGCCCATGCTGGCCGGCTTCGTCCTGCTCAGCCTGCAATACATTGCCGAGATCGTCAAACTGTCCGGAGAGCCATCATGAGCCCGACCCAGGCGGGGATTGCGCTGGTCGTGGGGCTGTGCCTGTTGCTGGGCACCGGCATGCCGATCGCGTTTGCGCTGGGTCTGGCGGCCATCGCCGGCCTGTTTCTGGATATGGGGCCGGACGTCATCTATGTGATTGCCGAAACGATGTTTGCGGGCATTGCCAATCTGGCTTACGTTGCCATACCCATGTTTGTGTTGATGGGCGCGATCGTGGCCGGAACGCCGGCGGGGGGCGATTTATACAAGTCGCTGGATCGCTGGCTGTACAAGGTGCCGGGCGGGCTGGTGCTGTCGAATATCGGCGCCTGCGCTATTTTTTCGGGCATGACGGGGTCCAGTCCCGCAACTTGCGCGGCCATCGGCAAGATGGGCATACCCGAGATGCTCAAGCGCGGCTACCCCAGTTCGGTGGCTACGGGCTCCATCGCGGCGGGCGGCACCCTGGGCATATTGATACCGCCTTCGGTCACCATGATCGTGTATGGGATATCGACGCAGACCTCTATCGGGCGGCTGTTCCTGGCAGGCGTCCTCCCAGGCCTGATGCTGACCGCCATGTTCATGGTCTGGGCATTGATCGATGCCCGCAGGAAGGGATTCCGTTTCCAGTCCGTGGCGCTGCACTATACCTTGAAGGAGAAGCTGGCGACCCTGCCGCGCGTACTGCCGCTGCTGCTGATCATCCTGGGCATGCTGTTCGTGCTGTATGGCGGGGTGGCGACCCCGTCGGAGGCGGCCGGCGCGGGCGCCATGCTGACCCTGCTGGTGGTCATCGTGGTGTATCGCCTGTTCAAGATCAGGCCGTTCGTGGGCATCTTCGGCTCCGCCATGCGCGAAAGCGTCATGATCATGATGATCATGGCCTCGGCTGAGCTGTTCGCGTTCGCCTTGTCCTCGCTTTACATTACGCAGTCATTGGCCGCCGCGATCGCCGAATTGCAGATCAATCGATGGGCGCTGATGGGCCTGATCAATCTGTTTCTGCTGGTATCGGGAATGTTCCTGCCGCCGGTTGCGATTATCGTCATGTCGGCGCCACTGCTTTTCCCCATTATCACCCAGGCCGGTTTTGATCCGTACTGGTTCGCCGTGGTGCTGACCATCAATATGGAGATAGGCCTCATTACCCCGCCGGTGGGCTTGAACCTCTTTGTGCTGAATTCCATTGCGCCCGACGTCCCGACCCGGGAGATTCTTTGGGGGGCGTTGCCCTACGTGCTGGTGATGCTGCTGGCCATCGTCGTGTTGTGCCTGTTTCCCCAGATCGTCACATCGCTGCCCGAGTACGTGATGGGTCCGGCTGTTTAGTTTTACGCTGCGAAAGCAGCTTTTATGCTGGCGATAGGTGTTTTCTCCAGTAGTATGCAACACGCTCCGCACAGAGAATGCGGAGTGCTTTATGCGAATGATCGCACTTTAGTTTTTATATAAGAATCCAAGAGGAGATTTCATGAAGAAGCGTTTTGTTCTGGCTGCCACCGTGGCCCTGTCCGCATTGGCAGTGTCCGGCGCCGCCCAGGCTGCATGGCCCGACCGATCCATCACCATCATCGTTCCGTTCCCCGCCGGCGGCGGCACCGACACCTTCGCCCGGCCTTTGGCCCATCAGCTTGGCCAGCAGCTGAAGCAAAGCGTGGTGGTCGACAACAAGGGCGGCGCGGGCGGCACGCTGGGTGCCGGCGTGGCTGCGCGCGCACCGGCCGACGGCTATACCTTCTTCATGGGCGGGGCGCACCATGCCGTGGCGCCGTCCATCTACAAGAAGCTGAACTACGACATCCAGAAGGATTTCGTGCCCGTTGCTCTGCTGGCCCAGCCGCCCCAGATCATCGTGGTGAATCCCACCAAGCTTCCCGTCAAAAGCGTGAAGGAGCTGCTTGAGAAGGCCAAGGCCAATCCCGGCCAGATCAACTTCGGTTCGGCCGGCGTGGGAAGCACCCACCATCTGGCGGGTGAATTGTTCGCGCTGAAAAACGGCATCGAACTGACGCACGTCCCCTACCAGGGCGCGGGCCCCATGCTGACCGGCCTCATCACGGGCCAGGTCGATGTGGCGTTCGACGGGCTGGGATCGTCGGCATCGCATATCCGCGCGGGTTCCATACGTCCCCTGGCGGTGGCGGCGGCCCAGCGCTCGCCGTCCTTCCCCGACGTTCCGACGGCGGCCGAAGCCGGAGTGCCCGACTATGAAGTGTCCACATGGTATGCCATGTGGGCGCCGGCGGGCACGCCTGCGGACATCGTCAAGAAGATGTCCGAAGAACTGGTCAAGGCGCTGAATGCTCCCAAGGTGAAAGAGCTTTGGAACAGCAACGGCTCGGCCACGCCCAACATGACGGGCGAGGCTTTCGGCAAGTTCGTCGACAGCGAGATCGTTCGCTGGGGCGATGTGGCCAAGCAGGCAAAGGTCCAGCCTCAGTAAGCCTGGCGGCGTTTCACAAATAAGGGCTGGCCAGCCATATCACCCTGTTGCGCAGACGCTTGCGAAAGGGAATGGCGGCCAGCCCTTGCAGTGTGACCGCTTCGGAATTCTGTATTTCACTGTCGATAAGCCCTTCGATCCGGCTTGCCAGATCTTGGCTGTAGACTTCCATGTCAAGCTCGAAATTCAACCGCAAGCTGCGCGGATCCATATTGGACGAACCCACGTAGGACCAGGCTCCGTCTATGGTGATCAGCTTGGAATGGTTGAAATTCCCATGGGCGCGCCATACCCGGCAGCCATTGCGTATCACCTGGTCCAGCTGGGCGGTCATGGCGTAGTTCACCAGGCGCAGGTTGTTGCGTCCCGGGATGACGATGTCCACCGTGATGCCTCGCCGGGCCGCCGTGTTGATGGCGCCCAGGAGTATCTGGTCGGGCAGGAAGTAGGGCGACTGTATGCGTATGTGCTTCTGGGCCACGGCAAAGGCGCCCAGCAGCATGTTGTGCGTTCCAACGATATAGCGATCGGGACCCGAGCGTATGCAGCGCGCGGGCATGGTCGGCTGGGGCGGATCCCAGGCCGTGCAGCACCAGGTTTCATAAGGCAGGCTTTCCTTGGTCGTGAATTCCCAGTCGTGCGCAAAGACCGAGATCAATTGCAGGACCACCGGGCCTTCCACGCGGAAGTGGGTATCGCTTGCCGTGTTGCCGCCCGCCACGGCGGTAACGAACCCTTCGCGTATATTCATGCCTCCCGTAAAGGCGCAGCGTCCGTCTATGACGAGTATCTTGCGGTGGCTGCGCAGGTTGGCGTAGGGCATGCGCATCCCAAGGGGATTGGTCATGAACAAGGCCGAGGGGATGCCAAGCTTGCGCAACAGCCTGATGATGGGCGGGCGGGAATACTTCGACCCGACAGCATCGATCAGGACGCGCACCTGGACCCCGCGTTCATGGGCGCGCGCAAGCGCCTGGACGATTTTCCGCCCTTCGCTGTCGTTATCGAAAATATAGGTTTGCAGGGCAATGGACCGGGTGGCCTGGTCGATGGTGGCTATCATTTCGGGGTAGGTCTGGTCGCCGCCGACCAGCATCTGTATATGGTTGCCATCGCGCAAGGGAAAATGGCTGACGCGGTCCCCCAGCACATGCAGCGATGTGAACTGCTCGCCGAAGAGGGCGCCGACGTCGGCAACAGGCGGCTCGGGGATGGCCGCGTAATCCTTCAGGCTTTTATTGCGCTGGTCGGTGATGTGATCGCGGCGTATCCGGTTGATGCCGGCAATCAGATAAAAGAAGGGGCCCACCAGGGGCGACATCAGGATGACGCCCACCCAGCCTATGGCGGCGCGAACATCGTTCTTGGTCATGGCGGCATGGACGGCGGCGGTTCCGCCGACGGCCAGACTCAGTAGAAACGCCAGATGCGGCCAGTATTCCGAAACCACATATTCCAACGAAGCCATATTGATGCCTTAACGGTTTTTCATTGCAATCGGAAGCGGGCTGCGGTTCATGCAGCCCTCTGTGAAAATGCAAAAGCTAGCCTGCGCCAAGTATATAGAACTGGAAAAAAGCGGATGGTCAGGGCTGTGCCGGACGCTCCAGCAGCGTTTCATGCCATAGGGGGTTGGGATCGTCCTGGCGGGCGAAAGCCTGTGCTCGCGAAGGCGCGCGCCATACCCCGCCGCCTATGCCCGGCACGGGCTTTACGCCGTACCAGAACCAGCGGCCGTCTTCGTCTTGTGCGGCCCAATTCCAGCCTTGCGGCGCATGCGTCCAGTCCAGCTTCATAGTGCTCCCCCGCGCTTGGCGTACATGGCAAGCGTTATAGCATGGCGATCATGGTTTTTGTGGCTGGCCGGGCCCGGCGGGATGCGGGCGCCCCCGCGCCTGACGGGCCAGTTCCGCCAGATTGGACAGGACGGAACCATACGCGCTTTTTATCGAAACCATATGCTCTTCGTCTTCGACGGGAAAGCCGCCATGCTTGATGGACGCGTCCACTTGTTCTTCAAATGCCCGGTAAACCTTTTCCACGTCGTCAATCTCCTGGCACGGTTTCCCGGCTTCGACCGCGTCGGCGATTTCCTCCAGGCAGTTCCTGACCGTGCCGGCGAGCTCAAGGAGCGCTTTCTTGTCGTCGTCGCGCATGTCCGAAATCGGCTTGTCGCTGAAACGATCCACCAGGGTAAGGGTATAGGCGAAACGCTCGATTTCGGGAAGCAATGCCTGGGAAAACGGACTGAGGCCCATGGCGGGAGTCTTTTCTTCTATGCGGGCCTCGCGCGCCATGAGGCGGGCCTGCTCGATGGATCGCTGTATGGCGTTCTGGGCCTTCCTGTCCTTGTCCCGCTTGTCCCTGACCAGACATGTCGTGCATTCCAGCACGTAATCGCCACAGTTGCGCAGGGCCGTGGCCAGATGCTCCTGCTCGGTGCGCCTGGCAAGAACGGGGAATACGGCAAAGGCGGCCACCATTCCGCAGCTGGAACCGATGGCGATGGCCAGCACCTTTTTCAGCGCGCCTTCCACGATATAAAAGTCGGGCGCCACGGCGATAATGGCGACGGTGACCAGCCCGTAGGCCAGCACCGGCCATTTCGCGGCCAGGAAGCTCATGATGCCGACGCCGGCCAGCAGGGCGATGAGGGTATCCCAGCCTTCGGTTCCCAGCAGCATGACCAGCGCAACGGCAATGACCGCGCCAAGGGCGGCGCCCGCGATGCGGCCCAATGCGGCGCCTATGGTCCCGCCTATGCTGGCCTGAACGACGAACAGCGCCGAAAACACCCCCCACGACACATCCTCGACCTCCATGAAGAAGCTGGTGGCGAAATACGCCAGGAATACCGCGGAGGCCGTCTGTATGGGTATTCGGACCTCATCGGTCTGGAGGTGCTTGCGTATCCACTTCAGTGCGGGCGCCTTCATCGCCTATCATCGGGCGGCGGGTGGTGTCGTTCAATTCCCCTCAATGCTTTGCCGTTGTGCCGGCGGTTTCGTCGCGGACCAGGAACTCCTGCACCGTCTTCGACAGGTGGTCGGCCAGCCAGTTCGCCATCGCTTCTTCCTCCACCAGGATTTGCTCGCAAACCCGCCTGGTTTCCATGTCGCCGCAGGCCTCCGCGGCGGCGATCAGGGCCCGGTAGCTGGCGATCTCCATATGCTCGAAGGTATAGCTTGCCAGGCTGGCCTTGACGACCTCGTCCGAAACAAACATGCCGCTCATTCCCTGGGCCATGGCCATCATCTTGGCTGTGGCGTCCTTGATTGCCGAGGTGTCGCCGCCAAGGCGTTCAATGCATCCCCGCACCGATTGCGCCTGGCGCCGGGTCTCCTCGATATGCTGTTCGATGCGGCGTCGAAGTTCGGGATAGTTCTCCAGCCGCTCGGCCGTCGTGGTCAGCATTTTCTCGGCTTGCTCTTCCATTGCGTGAGCGTCGCGCAGCCAGTCCAGCAAATTGTCTTTCATTTGGGTAGTCATAGTGTCCTCGTCCATGTGCATGAATCACATTGCGCCTGCCGGCGGCGGCGCTGAAACGGACTGGCCGATGCTCCGCCAGCCGTCGGGGCCATGGCAGCAAGCCATATGCCTGTCTCCCGGACCAGGCATATGGCTGGCAGGGAAGGGCGGCAGTGGCGTCAGGTATGAATCGACCGCGGGCTGCGTTGTGGCTGTGCGGGAACGGGGAGATGCGCGCGAAGATGGCATTGCGACTCCGCGCGGCATGCTCCGACGCAAAAAAGCCCCGCACTTGGCGAGGCCGTTTCAATGGTGTTCTGGTTTTTGTTCTACGGCAAAGCGGGGCTAGCCGTAAGGCATTGAAAAAAGAAATATTGGGGTGACCGATGGGGCTCGAACCCACGACAACCGGAATCACAATCCGGGACTCTACCAACTGAGCTACGGTCACCACCGAGACAGCAAACGTCAACTAAAAAGTATATCACTGTTTAACTGAACGCATGCGTCGTGAAGAGAAACGGGATTCTAGCATGAACGGGAAAATAAGGCTTGCGCGTATAAGGCACGAGGCGAAAAACTGAAACTCCATGTTTCATTCGCTCGCGCGCCCTGCGCGCAGACGGGGACGTGACCTGTCGGCGAGCCGGGGAATCCGCTATGACTGCTGTGACGGCTTGAAACGTTTGAGCGGTCACGGCGCGTCGGGTTTGCCCTACGATGAATGTTCAGCAATCTTTCCAAGGAGCTGGCTATCATGAAAACATTGCATAAAAAGCTGCTGTTGACCGCCTTGCTGGCCGCGCCCTTTGCGGCCGCCCAGGCGCACGATGACGATGCCGCCCATAGGGCATGGCTCAAGGCCCAGCAGATAGACATCAAGCCGACACTGACCATCAAGGAAACCGAGATCCCGGCGGGCTCGGCCGCCAGCTCGACCGGCACGGGTTCGCCCGCGGGCACATCGGCGCCTTCGTCCATGCCCGCGTCGCCGTCCGCGCCGCCGTCCACCATGCCCTCGTCGCCAGGCACATATTCGCCGGGAGCCCAGCCGTCCGGGACGCCGGTTTATCCGGCGCCCATAGAAAACCATCCCGGCATGAATTCCGGCCCAGGGGTCCCGGCGAAGTAGTCATGCCGATTCAGAGCGGCGCCGCGCCGAAGGTATCGCATTGGGCGATGTCGCCGCTCTTCAATCCGCGCGTGAACCAGCGTACGCGTTGTTCCGAGCTTCCGTGCGTGAACGAATCGGGCACCACATAGCCCTGCGATCGCCGTTGAAGGCGGTCGTCGCCAATGGCGCTGGCGGCGTTCAGCGCCTCTTCGATGTCGCCGGGTTCCAGCGTGTTGCCCTGCGCGTCGGAGTGCCGGGCCCACGCGCCGGCCAGGCAGTCCGCTTGCAGTTCGACGCGCACCGACAATTGGTTTGCCGCCGCTGCGCCGGCGCCGCGCCGGGCCTGGTCCACTTGGTCGGTGATGCCTCGTAGATGCTGGACGTGATGCGCGACTTCATGCGCAATGACATAGGCCTGGGCGAAGTCCCCCGGCGAATCCAATTGCTGCTCCATTTGCTTGAAGAAGCTCAGGTCCAGGTATAT is a genomic window containing:
- the dctP gene encoding TRAP transporter substrate-binding protein DctP, with the translated sequence MKSLYRIAVGAAILAAAGTAAAQTTLRASHQFPGGQGDPRDEMVQIIAREVEAANVGLKIQVFPSSSLYKATEQWGAITRGQLDMSAFPLDYASGRVPQFSATLMPGLVRNYDHAQRLNKSDFMKDIKALVEKSGAVVIADAWLAGGFASKKQCITSPDTIKGQVIRAAGPAFEQMLAAAGASISSMPSSEIYTAMQTGVLDATNTSNDSFVSYRIYEQVKCLTAPGENALWFMYEPVIMSKKVFDRLKPEQQKAIMSAAKKAEDYFTGEARKGEKKMIDTFTNAGVKVVSMSKEDFDAWMKVAQASSYKQFAEKVKGGDELLKKALAVQ
- a CDS encoding TRAP transporter small permease subunit: MTGRFIRFVETLSRLCGLLSGLLLIFSMLVVCEMIFLRYIFRAATIWQTEAVVFSATAAIFLGAPYVLQTKGHVGVDFIQLVVKPRTRLAMDRAGAIFGILFCLVMAVATGIHLYEALEGGWTTPSVAAVPLWMPLSPMLAGFVLLSLQYIAEIVKLSGEPS
- a CDS encoding TRAP transporter large permease, whose amino-acid sequence is MSPTQAGIALVVGLCLLLGTGMPIAFALGLAAIAGLFLDMGPDVIYVIAETMFAGIANLAYVAIPMFVLMGAIVAGTPAGGDLYKSLDRWLYKVPGGLVLSNIGACAIFSGMTGSSPATCAAIGKMGIPEMLKRGYPSSVATGSIAAGGTLGILIPPSVTMIVYGISTQTSIGRLFLAGVLPGLMLTAMFMVWALIDARRKGFRFQSVALHYTLKEKLATLPRVLPLLLIILGMLFVLYGGVATPSEAAGAGAMLTLLVVIVVYRLFKIRPFVGIFGSAMRESVMIMMIMASAELFAFALSSLYITQSLAAAIAELQINRWALMGLINLFLLVSGMFLPPVAIIVMSAPLLFPIITQAGFDPYWFAVVLTINMEIGLITPPVGLNLFVLNSIAPDVPTREILWGALPYVLVMLLAIVVLCLFPQIVTSLPEYVMGPAV
- a CDS encoding Bug family tripartite tricarboxylate transporter substrate binding protein, whose product is MKKRFVLAATVALSALAVSGAAQAAWPDRSITIIVPFPAGGGTDTFARPLAHQLGQQLKQSVVVDNKGGAGGTLGAGVAARAPADGYTFFMGGAHHAVAPSIYKKLNYDIQKDFVPVALLAQPPQIIVVNPTKLPVKSVKELLEKAKANPGQINFGSAGVGSTHHLAGELFALKNGIELTHVPYQGAGPMLTGLITGQVDVAFDGLGSSASHIRAGSIRPLAVAAAQRSPSFPDVPTAAEAGVPDYEVSTWYAMWAPAGTPADIVKKMSEELVKALNAPKVKELWNSNGSATPNMTGEAFGKFVDSEIVRWGDVAKQAKVQPQ
- a CDS encoding phospholipase D-like domain-containing protein gives rise to the protein MASLEYVVSEYWPHLAFLLSLAVGGTAAVHAAMTKNDVRAAIGWVGVILMSPLVGPFFYLIAGINRIRRDHITDQRNKSLKDYAAIPEPPVADVGALFGEQFTSLHVLGDRVSHFPLRDGNHIQMLVGGDQTYPEMIATIDQATRSIALQTYIFDNDSEGRKIVQALARAHERGVQVRVLIDAVGSKYSRPPIIRLLRKLGIPSALFMTNPLGMRMPYANLRSHRKILVIDGRCAFTGGMNIREGFVTAVAGGNTASDTHFRVEGPVVLQLISVFAHDWEFTTKESLPYETWCCTAWDPPQPTMPARCIRSGPDRYIVGTHNMLLGAFAVAQKHIRIQSPYFLPDQILLGAINTAARRGITVDIVIPGRNNLRLVNYAMTAQLDQVIRNGCRVWRAHGNFNHSKLITIDGAWSYVGSSNMDPRSLRLNFELDMEVYSQDLASRIEGLIDSEIQNSEAVTLQGLAAIPFRKRLRNRVIWLASPYL
- a CDS encoding FUSC family protein: MKAPALKWIRKHLQTDEVRIPIQTASAVFLAYFATSFFMEVEDVSWGVFSALFVVQASIGGTIGAALGRIAGAALGAVIAVALVMLLGTEGWDTLIALLAGVGIMSFLAAKWPVLAYGLVTVAIIAVAPDFYIVEGALKKVLAIAIGSSCGMVAAFAVFPVLARRTEQEHLATALRNCGDYVLECTTCLVRDKRDKDRKAQNAIQRSIEQARLMAREARIEEKTPAMGLSPFSQALLPEIERFAYTLTLVDRFSDKPISDMRDDDKKALLELAGTVRNCLEEIADAVEAGKPCQEIDDVEKVYRAFEEQVDASIKHGGFPVEDEEHMVSIKSAYGSVLSNLAELARQARGRPHPAGPGQPQKP
- a CDS encoding ferritin-like domain-containing protein, which encodes MKDNLLDWLRDAHAMEEQAEKMLTTTAERLENYPELRRRIEQHIEETRRQAQSVRGCIERLGGDTSAIKDATAKMMAMAQGMSGMFVSDEVVKASLASYTFEHMEIASYRALIAAAEACGDMETRRVCEQILVEEEAMANWLADHLSKTVQEFLVRDETAGTTAKH
- a CDS encoding neutral zinc metallopeptidase, with the translated sequence MRLDNSRESSNIEDRRGRRMRMGGRGKIGLGTIVLALVAMYFGIDPGIVLQNAPPTAEDATYDAEPSATPETRFVSKVLADTEDAWEAIFQQQGWGRYRQPKLVLFNGATPTACGTGQSAMGPFYCPGDSKIYLDLSFFKQMEQQLDSPGDFAQAYVIAHEVAHHVQHLRGITDQVDQARRGAGAAAANQLSVRVELQADCLAGAWARHSDAQGNTLEPGDIEEALNAASAIGDDRLQRRSQGYVVPDSFTHGSSEQRVRWFTRGLKSGDIAQCDTFGAAPL